A DNA window from Pseudomonas resinovorans NBRC 106553 contains the following coding sequences:
- a CDS encoding lipase secretion chaperone: MKKLLLLIPIALAGVLAILLQTGGAPAPAASGGTPDTRTDEPPAPPATTPTGPTILHAPPSGAIAAKSRPPSLAGTEVDGRFHLDTAGNLLITEDIRRIFDYFLSTLGEVTLENSALQLRGHIAEQLQAPAESQALALLAQYLDYKRQLVQLERDLPLQADLNALGQREAAVQALRARIFSPEVHQAFFASDEAYNAFTLQRLAIQRDDNLDPAAKAAAVEQLRNNLPDALQAMAASQLQADLRAQVGALQAAGGSPEQVRQLRQQMVGAEATARLETLDRQRLQWQQRLQAYLNEKTRIEANDGLSDSDKAAAIGRLQEEGFNPQERLRLQAAADLAEARRKKP, encoded by the coding sequence GTGAAGAAACTTCTGCTGCTGATTCCGATCGCCTTGGCCGGCGTCCTGGCCATCCTGCTGCAAACCGGTGGCGCACCCGCCCCCGCAGCCAGCGGCGGCACCCCCGACACCAGAACCGATGAGCCCCCTGCCCCACCTGCCACCACACCCACCGGGCCCACCATCCTGCATGCGCCACCCAGCGGGGCAATCGCCGCCAAGTCCCGCCCCCCATCGCTGGCCGGCACCGAGGTGGACGGGCGCTTCCACCTCGACACGGCGGGCAACCTGCTGATCACCGAAGATATCCGGCGCATCTTCGACTACTTCCTCAGCACACTCGGCGAAGTCACCCTGGAAAACAGCGCGCTGCAACTGCGCGGCCATATCGCCGAGCAACTGCAGGCACCCGCCGAAAGCCAGGCCCTGGCCCTTCTCGCGCAGTACCTGGACTACAAGCGCCAGTTGGTGCAGCTGGAGCGCGACCTGCCCCTGCAGGCCGACCTCAACGCCCTGGGCCAGCGCGAAGCGGCCGTGCAAGCGCTGCGGGCGCGGATCTTCAGCCCCGAGGTGCACCAGGCGTTCTTTGCCAGTGACGAGGCCTACAACGCGTTCACCCTGCAGCGCCTGGCCATCCAGCGCGACGACAACCTGGACCCGGCGGCCAAGGCGGCAGCCGTCGAGCAGTTGCGCAACAACCTGCCGGATGCGCTGCAAGCGATGGCGGCAAGCCAGCTGCAGGCCGATCTCAGAGCCCAGGTAGGTGCGCTCCAGGCGGCCGGTGGCAGCCCCGAGCAGGTACGCCAGCTGCGCCAGCAAATGGTGGGGGCCGAAGCCACGGCCAGGCTGGAAACCCTGGACCGCCAGCGCCTGCAATGGCAACAACGGCTGCAGGCCTACCTGAACGAGAAGACCCGTATAGAAGCCAACGACGGCCTCAGCGATAGCGACAAGGCGGCCGCCATCGGGCGTCTGCAGGAGGAAGGCTTCAATCCCCAGGAGCGCTTGCGCCTGCAAGCGGCGGCCGACCTGGCGGAAGCCCGCAGGAAGAAACCCTGA
- a CDS encoding DoxX family protein, whose amino-acid sequence MSSPIKSILATNAGYGITLLRVITGLTFMAHGAQKLFGMFGGHGLAGTGQWMESIGLTPGYLMALMAGSAEFFGGLALVIGLLVRPAAAALIVAMVVAIFSVHWASGFFITEGGYEYAMILALISATLLIEGAGKLSLDRNIAD is encoded by the coding sequence ATGAGCAGCCCGATCAAATCCATCCTCGCCACCAATGCCGGCTATGGCATCACCCTGCTGCGAGTCATCACCGGCCTGACTTTCATGGCCCACGGTGCGCAGAAACTCTTCGGCATGTTCGGCGGCCATGGCCTGGCGGGAACCGGCCAATGGATGGAAAGCATTGGCCTGACCCCGGGTTACCTGATGGCCCTGATGGCCGGCAGCGCCGAGTTCTTCGGTGGCCTGGCCCTGGTGATCGGCCTGCTGGTGCGTCCGGCCGCGGCCGCCCTGATAGTCGCGATGGTGGTGGCGATCTTCAGCGTGCACTGGGCCAGCGGCTTCTTCATCACCGAGGGTGGCTACGAATACGCCATGATCCTCGCGCTGATCAGCGCCACCCTGTTGATCGAGGGCGCTGGCAAGCTTTCCCTGGACCGCAACATCGCCGATTGA